One genomic region from Paramicrobacterium agarici encodes:
- the rhaI gene encoding L-rhamnose isomerase: protein MSDRFDAIVAELAKQKIELPSWAFGNSGTRFKVFGTPGTPRSVEEKIADAATVHRYTGLAPAVALHIPWDTVDDYSALRDYAAEQGVALGTVNSNTFQDDTYKFGSLTHSDPDVRQQAIDHHFRCIDVMNATGSRDLKIWLADGTNYPGQGDIRSRQDWLHESLQTIYDRLGDDQRMVLEYKFFEPAFYHTDVPDWGTSYAQVSALGDKAMVCLDTGHHAPGTNIEFIVAQLLRLGKLGSFDFNSRFYADDDLIVGAADPFQLFRILVEVVRGGGYANPDVAFMLDQCHNVEDKIPGQIRSVLNVQEMTTRALLLDREALTRAQHEHDVLGANEIFMDAFYTDVRGDLAEWRESRGLPANPMAAYAASGHQQRIENERVGGTQAGWGA from the coding sequence ATGTCAGATCGATTCGACGCGATTGTCGCCGAGCTCGCCAAGCAGAAGATCGAGCTGCCCTCGTGGGCGTTCGGAAACTCGGGCACGCGCTTCAAGGTCTTCGGAACGCCCGGCACTCCGCGCAGCGTCGAAGAGAAGATCGCGGATGCTGCCACGGTGCACCGCTATACCGGGCTCGCTCCCGCTGTCGCCCTGCACATTCCGTGGGACACCGTCGATGACTACAGCGCGCTGCGCGACTATGCCGCCGAGCAGGGTGTCGCCCTCGGCACGGTGAACTCCAACACCTTCCAGGACGACACGTATAAATTCGGCTCGCTCACGCACTCCGACCCCGACGTGCGACAGCAGGCGATCGACCACCACTTCCGCTGCATCGACGTCATGAACGCCACCGGGTCGCGCGACCTCAAGATCTGGCTCGCCGACGGCACGAACTACCCCGGGCAGGGCGACATCCGCTCGCGGCAGGACTGGCTGCACGAATCGCTGCAGACCATCTACGACCGTCTGGGCGATGATCAGCGCATGGTGCTCGAGTACAAGTTCTTCGAGCCGGCGTTCTACCACACCGATGTTCCCGACTGGGGCACCTCCTACGCTCAAGTGAGCGCACTCGGCGACAAGGCGATGGTGTGCCTCGACACCGGCCACCACGCACCGGGCACCAACATCGAGTTCATCGTGGCTCAGCTGCTGCGCCTCGGAAAGCTCGGCTCGTTCGACTTCAACTCGCGGTTCTACGCCGATGACGATCTCATCGTGGGGGCCGCTGACCCGTTCCAGCTGTTCCGCATTCTCGTCGAGGTCGTGCGCGGCGGCGGCTATGCCAACCCCGACGTCGCATTCATGCTCGACCAGTGCCACAACGTCGAAGACAAGATCCCCGGGCAGATCCGCTCGGTGCTCAACGTGCAGGAGATGACGACGCGCGCGCTGCTTCTCGATCGCGAGGCACTCACCCGAGCACAGCACGAGCACGACGTGCTCGGGGCGAACGAGATCTTTATGGACGCGTTCTACACGGATGTGCGCGGCGACCTCGCCGAGTGGCGTGAGTCACGGGGACTGCC